In the genome of Coraliomargarita algicola, one region contains:
- a CDS encoding GbsR/MarR family transcriptional regulator — MAASPIDDSALSAWEASMIDVFVRAASLIGLPRSIGEIYGLLFCSPRALTFDELVERLQISKGSVSQGVKVLRQIGAVKLHYVAGSRRDHYQPELSMKRLVRGFIKDQFEPHLASGSERLEGLDSLIQQESDEVLRKHALNRLGTLLTWQQRTRKLVPIVMAVLGGTKFFAKDSSDEEYVI, encoded by the coding sequence ATGGCTGCATCTCCAATAGACGACTCTGCTTTATCCGCTTGGGAGGCATCGATGATCGATGTCTTTGTTCGTGCGGCTAGTTTGATTGGCTTGCCGCGTTCGATTGGCGAAATTTATGGTCTGCTCTTTTGTTCGCCGCGGGCGCTCACTTTTGATGAGTTGGTGGAGCGTTTGCAAATTAGTAAAGGGTCGGTCAGCCAGGGAGTGAAGGTCTTGCGTCAGATCGGTGCAGTGAAACTGCACTATGTAGCTGGCAGTCGCCGAGATCATTATCAGCCAGAGCTATCCATGAAGCGTTTGGTGCGTGGGTTTATAAAAGATCAGTTTGAGCCTCACTTGGCTTCCGGTTCCGAGCGTTTGGAGGGGCTTGACTCCTTGATTCAGCAAGAGAGCGATGAAGTCTTGCGCAAGCATGCGTTAAATCGTCTGGGCACCTTGCTTACCTGGCAGCAGCGCACTCGTAAATTGGTGCCGATTGTTATGGCTGTACTCGGTGGTACTAAGTTCTTCGCAAAAGATTCTTCGGATGAAGAGTATGTTATTTAA
- a CDS encoding glycosyltransferase has product MLKIDIYWDLRATDPVRHTGVGKHVIEVIKGLVGTGLFDVRMLIAKDQVEMWAQQAVVYDWSRLNVVHLPYTNKGYRFRVGAGLPLFLDHICEERDLVYSPMEIVLSLKHIPFINTIHGIPCFERTIQSDVYNSGLYRKERVKQSWFFARSRRLCRANFVVSDYLKERLRTQFGFNSNCLYSVYNGAEDFYYRGSECGAVIGESSESIRLLQVGGANIFDGAPALLQVARQLEKVYPQARLEIVGDRHEAPWEQLLRAQSNVEWSGFLNGPSLLEAMQRSTALLYLPAVESFGIIGVEAMAAGLPILAMKSTALPEVLGDAALWVNGEDSRSLAAGLKVIVEDDSVRDQLIARGRKRANCYRWSNVVERVVEGFQQVLSN; this is encoded by the coding sequence ATGCTTAAAATCGACATCTATTGGGATTTAAGAGCCACCGATCCTGTTCGTCACACCGGAGTCGGGAAGCATGTGATTGAAGTGATTAAAGGTCTTGTGGGGACTGGCTTATTTGATGTGCGAATGCTGATCGCTAAAGACCAAGTTGAAATGTGGGCTCAGCAAGCTGTCGTTTATGATTGGTCGAGACTAAACGTTGTCCATTTACCATACACAAATAAGGGCTATCGTTTTCGAGTGGGGGCAGGCTTACCTTTATTCTTGGATCATATTTGTGAAGAGCGTGATTTGGTCTATTCACCGATGGAAATTGTGCTCTCTTTGAAGCACATACCTTTTATTAATACAATACATGGTATTCCTTGTTTTGAGAGAACAATTCAATCGGACGTTTATAATAGTGGTTTATATCGTAAAGAACGAGTGAAGCAGTCGTGGTTTTTTGCACGCTCACGCCGTCTGTGTCGGGCAAATTTTGTGGTGTCCGATTATTTAAAAGAGAGACTTCGCACTCAGTTTGGCTTTAATTCCAATTGTTTGTATTCGGTTTATAATGGAGCTGAAGATTTTTATTATCGGGGCAGCGAATGTGGAGCTGTAATAGGCGAGTCATCAGAGTCGATACGCTTACTGCAGGTCGGAGGTGCGAATATTTTTGATGGCGCGCCTGCATTACTTCAAGTCGCACGTCAATTGGAGAAAGTCTATCCGCAGGCTAGACTGGAGATCGTCGGAGATCGTCATGAGGCTCCATGGGAGCAACTATTGAGAGCTCAGAGTAATGTTGAGTGGTCTGGATTTTTGAATGGTCCTAGCTTGTTAGAAGCCATGCAGCGGTCAACTGCTTTGCTCTATCTGCCAGCGGTCGAGTCGTTCGGGATTATTGGGGTCGAAGCTATGGCAGCGGGCCTGCCTATTCTTGCGATGAAATCGACAGCGCTTCCTGAGGTCTTGGGAGATGCTGCCTTGTGGGTCAATGGCGAGGATTCTAGGTCCTTAGCAGCGGGTTTAAAAGTAATCGTGGAAGATGATTCTGTGCGCGATCAGTTAATTGCAAGAGGCCGGAAGCGTGCCAATTGTTATCGCTGGTCGAACGTGGTCGAACGTGTGGTTGAAGGCTTCCAGCAAGTCTTAAGCAATTAG
- a CDS encoding Ppx/GppA phosphatase family protein produces the protein MPDTVAVIDVGSNSIKLLVARAGIAPHSLETLFSETIETRISAGISRELPHLSDEAMQAGTQTIAELQRMAHNYHPSQTAIVATSAVRDAINGHEFVQAVFEATGLQIRILSGPEEATYIGQGLSCDPAIAGLTRFIQSDIGGGSLELIRFENGQIQQAISLQLGAVRLTEQFLQDKEAPLSTEIEQAIRRHVTEQLTTSGFDFQPTELPLIATGGAYTVSRAVLAAQTDCDIEQSPPHLERTTLTQLKNRLAPLSLHERLSIPHLPAARADIIPTALITIDTLLEVSGRSSLTHSFYNLRYGIAAHLLKL, from the coding sequence ATGCCAGACACAGTCGCAGTCATCGATGTAGGCAGTAACTCCATCAAGTTACTGGTCGCGCGAGCGGGAATTGCTCCCCATAGCTTGGAAACGCTTTTCAGCGAAACCATCGAGACTCGCATTAGCGCTGGCATTAGTCGTGAACTTCCACACTTAAGCGATGAGGCCATGCAAGCCGGCACCCAGACGATCGCGGAGCTACAGCGCATGGCGCACAACTACCATCCCAGCCAGACCGCGATTGTCGCCACCAGCGCAGTGCGCGATGCAATCAACGGACACGAATTCGTCCAAGCGGTTTTTGAAGCAACTGGCTTGCAGATACGCATCCTCAGCGGCCCCGAAGAAGCGACTTACATCGGTCAGGGCCTCAGCTGCGATCCCGCCATCGCTGGCCTGACGCGCTTCATCCAAAGCGATATCGGCGGCGGCAGCCTGGAACTCATTCGCTTCGAGAACGGCCAAATTCAACAAGCGATCTCACTGCAACTGGGCGCGGTGCGACTGACCGAGCAATTTTTGCAAGATAAAGAAGCCCCACTCTCAACCGAGATCGAGCAAGCGATCCGTCGGCATGTAACTGAGCAGCTAACTACCAGCGGCTTCGACTTTCAACCCACTGAACTACCGCTTATCGCCACGGGCGGAGCCTATACCGTGAGCCGTGCTGTATTGGCTGCCCAGACTGACTGCGACATCGAGCAATCCCCACCCCATTTAGAACGCACGACGCTGACCCAGCTCAAAAATCGACTCGCGCCACTCTCACTCCACGAGCGACTCAGCATCCCTCACCTGCCCGCCGCGCGCGCCGACATCATCCCCACTGCACTGATTACCATCGACACACTACTCGAAGTGTCTGGCCGCTCCAGTTTAACTCACTCCTTCTACAATCTCCGCTATGGGATCGCAGCCCATCTGCTCAAACTCTAA
- a CDS encoding four helix bundle protein encodes MLIKDAKELTVYQKSYSLAMQIFEVSKSFPREEAFALTSQIRRSSRSVPMNLREAWAKRRYEAHFISKLTDPL; translated from the coding sequence ATGCTGATCAAAGACGCAAAAGAACTTACAGTTTACCAGAAAAGTTATTCGCTCGCGATGCAGATTTTTGAAGTCAGTAAATCCTTTCCGCGTGAAGAAGCCTTTGCTCTGACCAGCCAAATTCGTCGTTCCTCCCGTTCTGTTCCGATGAATTTGCGCGAAGCTTGGGCGAAACGTCGCTACGAAGCCCACTTCATCAGCAAACTCACAGATCCACTATAG
- a CDS encoding dihydrolipoamide acetyltransferase family protein: MATLIDMPKLSDTMTVGTLVKWLKNEGDAISSGDMIAEVETDKATMEVECFDDGVLIKQYAAEGQEVAVGDAIAAIGEEGEEAPAAQNSAPAAAAAAEPEPAAAESTPAPSESAPKPEPSPAAAPAPATTTTDGRIKASPLAKKIAADKGIDLVSIQGTGPGGRIVKADVENAKPGAAAPASSTPAPAAAPVATLEALDLPVSNMRKSIAKALVGSKTQAPHFYLQIEVDGAPLAKLRAELNAKLADLPKEHGGTKFTVNDLTLKAAAEAVRRVPAINRSWEGESIKQHPNVHLAFGVAIDDGLVTPVIRAAETKGLREIGAEAKVLIKKARDKKLTPNEMSGSTLTVTNLGMFGISDFYGIINPNNAAILSIGATIKKPVVNDKDEIVVGQVMKIGLSGDHRTIDGAVGAQYLQALKEILETPALMLV, from the coding sequence ATGGCTACACTTATCGACATGCCCAAACTCAGCGACACCATGACGGTGGGCACGCTGGTCAAATGGTTAAAAAACGAAGGCGACGCAATTTCCAGCGGCGACATGATTGCGGAGGTCGAGACTGACAAAGCAACCATGGAAGTCGAGTGCTTCGACGACGGCGTACTGATCAAACAATACGCCGCTGAGGGCCAAGAGGTCGCCGTCGGCGATGCCATCGCAGCGATTGGCGAAGAGGGCGAAGAAGCGCCTGCGGCACAGAATAGCGCACCCGCGGCTGCAGCGGCCGCCGAACCAGAACCAGCCGCCGCAGAATCCACGCCCGCGCCAAGCGAGTCGGCCCCCAAGCCCGAGCCGAGCCCGGCCGCAGCGCCTGCACCCGCGACAACTACAACTGATGGACGTATCAAAGCCTCTCCTTTAGCCAAAAAGATCGCTGCTGATAAAGGCATCGACTTAGTAAGCATTCAAGGCACAGGCCCTGGTGGACGCATCGTCAAAGCAGACGTTGAAAATGCGAAACCCGGAGCAGCCGCCCCGGCCAGCAGCACACCAGCCCCTGCCGCCGCTCCTGTAGCGACTCTGGAAGCCTTGGATCTGCCCGTATCCAACATGCGCAAGAGCATCGCGAAGGCACTGGTAGGCTCCAAAACACAAGCCCCGCACTTCTATCTCCAGATCGAAGTCGACGGAGCCCCACTCGCCAAACTGCGCGCCGAACTCAATGCGAAACTAGCCGATCTCCCCAAGGAGCACGGTGGCACCAAGTTTACAGTCAACGATTTGACACTCAAAGCCGCGGCTGAAGCCGTGCGCCGGGTGCCCGCCATCAATCGCTCATGGGAGGGTGAGAGCATCAAGCAACACCCGAACGTGCACCTCGCCTTTGGCGTTGCGATCGACGACGGCCTGGTCACTCCAGTCATTCGCGCAGCCGAAACCAAAGGCCTGCGCGAAATCGGAGCCGAAGCCAAAGTGCTGATCAAGAAGGCCCGCGACAAGAAGCTAACTCCCAACGAAATGAGCGGTTCTACACTCACGGTCACAAACCTTGGCATGTTTGGCATCTCCGATTTCTACGGCATCATCAATCCCAACAACGCGGCCATCCTCAGTATCGGCGCAACGATTAAGAAACCAGTCGTCAACGACAAGGACGAGATCGTGGTCGGCCAAGTCATGAAAATTGGCCTCTCAGGCGACCATCGCACCATCGACGGCGCAGTCGGCGCACAGTATCTGCAAGCGCTCAAGGAAATCTTGGAAACCCCCGCCTTGATGTTGGTCTAG
- a CDS encoding glycosyltransferase has translation MRHFVFWQPIPSFHQEGFLVALAQADWVASVTLKYETELPENRRQSGWRDGLFPGVALEPIRAGECPNESAAHVHFFTGFLTHREIWNSFKRISLRAPCHCYAFAEAPECVGWKGILRKVKYRINARRIAPRLDGMLALGQLGVDFYRGILPSSIGVYEFAYYDVRESEIHELDLQCDDSQQSASRHYRFLYVGQLIHRKGVDRLLRALASVSLEEWTLTLVGEGCDQQRLQALASTLGISDKIEWCGSLPSSELYAYYQRADCLVLPSRWDGWGMTVNEALRCGCAVLVSPSCGAASILQRSSQLPVEVEKWPELLEAHICGGTISAVARGANVQIAKSLSGEAGVARLKSVLCN, from the coding sequence ATGAGACACTTCGTTTTTTGGCAACCGATTCCCAGCTTTCATCAGGAAGGTTTTCTGGTGGCGTTGGCACAAGCGGATTGGGTGGCTTCAGTTACTTTGAAGTATGAGACCGAGTTACCAGAAAATAGACGTCAATCCGGCTGGCGTGACGGGTTATTTCCCGGAGTTGCATTAGAGCCGATACGAGCAGGTGAATGTCCGAATGAGTCAGCTGCGCATGTGCATTTCTTTACTGGATTTCTGACGCATCGTGAGATTTGGAACTCATTTAAGCGTATTTCTTTACGTGCACCATGCCATTGTTATGCCTTTGCAGAAGCGCCGGAATGTGTGGGTTGGAAGGGGATTCTCCGTAAAGTAAAATACAGAATTAATGCGCGTCGGATTGCACCTCGACTCGATGGTATGTTGGCCCTCGGTCAACTTGGAGTCGATTTTTATCGTGGCATTTTGCCCTCATCGATTGGTGTATACGAGTTCGCTTACTACGACGTTCGTGAATCTGAGATTCATGAATTGGATTTACAGTGTGATGATAGTCAACAATCAGCAAGTCGGCATTACCGTTTCTTGTATGTCGGCCAGTTGATTCATCGCAAAGGAGTGGATCGGCTGTTGCGAGCCTTGGCTTCGGTCTCCCTTGAAGAGTGGACGCTTACTTTGGTGGGGGAAGGATGTGATCAGCAGAGACTACAAGCACTCGCCTCAACATTAGGGATCTCTGATAAAATAGAATGGTGCGGCAGCTTGCCTAGTTCCGAACTCTACGCTTATTATCAACGAGCCGATTGTTTGGTGCTCCCGAGTCGATGGGATGGTTGGGGCATGACAGTTAATGAAGCGCTCCGCTGCGGCTGCGCTGTGTTGGTATCTCCTAGTTGTGGTGCCGCCTCAATCCTTCAGCGGAGCTCACAGCTTCCCGTCGAGGTTGAAAAGTGGCCTGAATTGTTAGAAGCCCATATCTGTGGAGGTACGATTAGCGCTGTAGCACGGGGGGCGAATGTGCAGATTGCAAAGTCACTCAGCGGTGAGGCGGGGGTGGCGCGATTGAAATCGGTGCTTTGTAATTAG
- a CDS encoding thymidine kinase: MAKLYFYYSAMNAGKSTVLLQSSHNYHERGMKTLLLTPLIDQRAGVGKIASRIGLAKDATPFQPEDDLFTSIHTAHLADSLACVLIDEAQFLTRPQVEQLAKVADDLSIPVLCYGLRTDFQGNLFPGSAALLGWADNLTELKTICHCGRKATMNLRTDASGKPIKVGEQVEIGGNERYVAMCRKHFVQAMA; encoded by the coding sequence ATGGCCAAACTCTATTTCTACTACTCCGCGATGAATGCGGGCAAAAGCACCGTGCTATTGCAATCGAGCCATAACTATCATGAACGCGGCATGAAAACCCTGCTGCTGACGCCCCTAATCGATCAACGTGCCGGCGTCGGTAAAATCGCCTCCCGGATCGGACTCGCCAAAGATGCCACTCCCTTTCAGCCCGAAGACGACTTATTCACATCTATTCACACGGCCCACTTGGCCGACTCACTGGCCTGCGTCCTGATCGACGAAGCGCAATTTCTCACCCGTCCACAAGTCGAGCAACTGGCCAAAGTCGCCGACGATCTATCGATCCCCGTGCTCTGCTATGGCCTGCGCACTGATTTTCAAGGCAACCTCTTTCCTGGCAGCGCCGCCCTACTCGGGTGGGCCGACAACTTAACCGAGCTAAAAACGATTTGTCACTGCGGCCGTAAAGCCACAATGAATCTCCGTACCGACGCCTCCGGCAAACCAATCAAGGTAGGCGAACAAGTCGAAATCGGCGGCAACGAACGCTACGTCGCCATGTGCCGCAAACACTTCGTGCAAGCAATGGCCTAG
- a CDS encoding class I SAM-dependent methyltransferase, whose amino-acid sequence MNEYELLDSGHGRKLERFGKITLNRPCAQAVWNPSQPQAWKQADAFFTRKQGLEWRGRDKLPDSWIAQVNGVKMKLSTTDFGHLGVFPETRAMWNWIRDHISKASKRRNEPLNFLNLFAYSGGATLAAAQGGAHCCHVDASKGMVAWARENAKLNGLAEHPIRWIVDDVNKFLTREIKRGRRYDAILLDPPSFGRGKGGELYKIEHALLETLQLVQKVMSNQPCFVYLTSHTPGFTPIVLKNLIQQLLGNGQLDCGEMLLTGSENTFTVPSGTWARWEK is encoded by the coding sequence ATGAACGAATACGAACTCCTCGACAGCGGCCACGGACGCAAACTAGAACGCTTTGGCAAAATTACGCTCAACCGCCCCTGCGCACAAGCGGTTTGGAACCCCAGTCAGCCACAAGCTTGGAAACAAGCCGATGCCTTCTTTACACGTAAGCAAGGCCTCGAATGGCGCGGACGGGACAAGCTGCCAGACTCTTGGATCGCGCAGGTCAATGGCGTAAAAATGAAGCTTTCGACCACTGACTTTGGGCACTTAGGCGTCTTTCCCGAAACTCGCGCCATGTGGAACTGGATTCGAGATCACATAAGCAAGGCCAGTAAGCGCCGCAATGAACCGCTCAACTTCCTAAACCTGTTCGCCTACTCAGGAGGAGCCACATTAGCAGCGGCACAAGGCGGAGCGCACTGCTGCCACGTCGACGCGTCCAAAGGCATGGTCGCCTGGGCGCGCGAAAACGCCAAACTCAACGGACTCGCCGAGCACCCGATCCGCTGGATTGTCGACGACGTCAATAAATTCCTGACTCGCGAAATCAAACGTGGCCGCCGCTATGACGCAATACTGCTCGACCCTCCCTCCTTTGGACGTGGCAAAGGCGGCGAGCTATATAAGATCGAGCACGCGCTACTGGAGACACTCCAGCTGGTGCAAAAAGTCATGAGCAACCAGCCCTGTTTCGTTTACCTGACCAGTCATACTCCCGGATTTACCCCAATCGTGCTGAAAAACTTAATCCAACAGCTACTGGGCAATGGCCAACTCGACTGCGGCGAGATGTTACTAACTGGTTCAGAAAACACCTTCACAGTCCCCAGCGGCACTTGGGCTCGCTGGGAAAAATAA
- the pdhA gene encoding pyruvate dehydrogenase (acetyl-transferring) E1 component subunit alpha, translating to MATTKKKSTSKTTSVAKTPAKSQNFATAPINKSLSKEEKIALYSTIVGIRRFEERSLRAYNQGKIGGFLHLYIGQEAVATGIVSLMEENDHIITAYRDHGHALAVGMSMNECMAEMYGKHTGCSKGKGGSMHFFAPDKNYWGGHGIVAGQTPLGAGLAFALKYKGLKGCALAFLGDGAVNQGSFMETLNLVSLWNIPVVFVIENNGYSMGTSLKRSSAAENLAHRADGFDMEWEVCNGHDVFEVREVANRAMVRAREEMKPFLLEIRTYRYRGHSVADANHEKYRTKEEIEEYKRTKDPVNVIKQQLLADGTLTEAEAKRIDQEKKDEAEASAKFADESPVAPRSEIQTDVYWEVDNDTEGKLKGTYFFND from the coding sequence ATGGCTACTACGAAAAAGAAATCCACATCGAAAACCACATCGGTGGCCAAGACACCCGCCAAGTCACAGAACTTCGCGACGGCTCCGATTAATAAATCACTTTCCAAAGAAGAAAAGATCGCACTCTACAGCACGATCGTCGGCATTCGCCGCTTTGAAGAGCGCTCGCTGCGGGCCTACAACCAAGGTAAGATTGGCGGCTTCCTGCATCTATATATCGGACAAGAAGCGGTGGCCACTGGCATCGTTTCGCTGATGGAAGAGAACGACCACATCATCACCGCTTATCGCGACCACGGACACGCGCTGGCGGTCGGTATGTCGATGAACGAATGTATGGCCGAGATGTATGGCAAACACACAGGTTGCTCCAAGGGCAAAGGTGGCTCGATGCACTTCTTCGCCCCCGACAAGAATTACTGGGGCGGCCACGGGATTGTCGCAGGGCAGACACCGCTCGGCGCAGGACTCGCCTTCGCACTCAAATATAAAGGCCTCAAGGGCTGCGCACTCGCCTTCCTGGGCGACGGAGCCGTAAACCAAGGCTCCTTCATGGAGACGCTTAATCTGGTATCACTCTGGAACATTCCGGTAGTCTTTGTCATTGAAAACAACGGCTACTCAATGGGCACCAGCCTCAAGCGCTCTTCTGCAGCCGAAAACTTGGCGCACCGTGCCGACGGCTTCGACATGGAGTGGGAAGTATGCAATGGGCACGACGTATTTGAAGTCCGTGAAGTCGCCAATCGTGCAATGGTCCGCGCGCGTGAAGAAATGAAGCCCTTTCTGCTGGAAATCCGCACCTACCGCTATCGTGGTCACTCAGTGGCGGACGCGAACCACGAGAAATATCGAACCAAAGAGGAGATTGAGGAATACAAGCGTACCAAGGACCCGGTCAATGTGATCAAACAACAATTGCTGGCCGACGGCACCCTCACCGAAGCCGAAGCCAAACGTATCGACCAAGAGAAGAAAGATGAGGCCGAAGCTTCTGCGAAATTTGCAGATGAAAGCCCCGTCGCACCTCGCAGCGAGATCCAAACCGACGTCTACTGGGAAGTCGACAACGACACCGAAGGTAAGCTCAAGGGCACCTACTTCTTTAACGACTAG
- a CDS encoding MraY family glycosyltransferase, whose product MIHICLYAGLGQGGDSQPQHHHTHTGIIPRIGGLGIVAGFALTYLLCFFYLDHMDNKTLVHYGIFVGAAGAFLLGFIDDFRPLGARVKLLAQIIIAMIAHECGLSIDKIGIPFMDVALPLGIFSMALTVAWIVTIMNLINLIDGLDGLAGGVGLMLMALLAFLAYQSGVTISLVLALGMMGAIMGFLFHNFPPAKVYMGDSGAYLIGFVIAALSLVNSEKGTVLAALIAPVLALALPIADVAYAMLRRGIKGLPIFRPDQGHIHHRLIRAGLSRQKTVVFLYGISLFALIGGLLAFSYQGRYLPIFLGFAFAIVLFTLKGQNISPEVVQHILTDSFQARQDTKNSLYLRDWFTVEAERADTGQHLWADYRFILKKMGFCRAELSVKGAVRTFFQPDTPHDEPELLWSETHQIGPDVSLTVHAAKDNFSERQFSIISDIAAEAWSKAAVRWKETNDSSLDFEAKASEASNYREQKARNLYRPTY is encoded by the coding sequence GTGATTCATATTTGCTTGTATGCCGGCCTAGGGCAGGGCGGTGACAGCCAGCCGCAGCACCACCACACACATACTGGGATTATTCCGCGTATTGGAGGCTTGGGGATCGTGGCGGGCTTCGCGCTTACGTATCTGTTGTGTTTCTTTTATCTAGATCATATGGATAATAAGACACTGGTCCACTACGGTATTTTTGTGGGAGCCGCCGGAGCGTTCTTACTTGGTTTTATTGATGATTTTCGTCCGCTGGGGGCTCGGGTCAAGTTGTTGGCGCAGATCATTATCGCGATGATTGCGCATGAATGTGGACTGTCCATTGATAAGATTGGAATTCCCTTTATGGATGTCGCGTTGCCACTTGGGATATTTAGCATGGCACTTACGGTGGCTTGGATCGTGACTATTATGAATCTGATCAATCTGATCGATGGTCTGGATGGTTTGGCTGGTGGTGTGGGGCTGATGTTGATGGCGCTGCTGGCATTTTTGGCCTATCAATCCGGAGTTACGATTTCTCTGGTGCTCGCGCTGGGCATGATGGGGGCGATTATGGGGTTTCTTTTTCATAACTTCCCGCCGGCCAAAGTTTATATGGGCGATTCCGGTGCCTATTTGATTGGTTTTGTGATCGCCGCACTCTCTTTGGTGAATTCTGAGAAGGGGACCGTCTTAGCGGCTTTGATCGCTCCAGTCTTAGCCCTGGCCTTGCCGATTGCGGATGTCGCTTACGCGATGCTGCGTCGTGGCATTAAAGGTTTGCCAATCTTTCGACCGGATCAGGGGCATATTCATCACCGTTTGATTCGTGCAGGTTTGTCACGTCAGAAAACGGTGGTATTTCTCTATGGGATTTCACTTTTTGCACTGATTGGTGGCTTGCTTGCTTTCTCATACCAGGGGCGCTACTTGCCCATTTTTCTGGGTTTTGCTTTCGCGATTGTGCTGTTCACTTTGAAGGGGCAGAATATCTCGCCTGAAGTGGTGCAACATATTCTGACGGATTCATTTCAGGCGCGGCAGGATACCAAAAATTCACTCTACTTGCGGGATTGGTTTACCGTTGAAGCCGAGCGTGCGGACACCGGGCAGCACTTGTGGGCGGATTATAGGTTTATTTTGAAGAAGATGGGCTTTTGTCGGGCAGAGCTCAGTGTTAAGGGGGCGGTGCGCACCTTTTTTCAGCCAGATACACCGCATGATGAGCCTGAGTTACTTTGGAGCGAAACGCATCAAATTGGTCCCGATGTGTCGCTGACGGTGCATGCGGCGAAAGATAACTTTTCGGAGCGTCAGTTTTCTATTATTTCCGATATCGCAGCTGAGGCGTGGTCCAAAGCTGCCGTTCGTTGGAAAGAGACGAATGATAGTTCGCTGGATTTTGAGGCCAAAGCCAGTGAGGCCTCTAATTATCGCGAGCAAAAAGCTAGAAATCTGTATCGACCGACGTACTAA
- a CDS encoding DUF167 domain-containing protein — translation MKEETLQIKVKPNSKTSELEQLADGTWKACIKSPPVDGKANQELISLISKTLKCPKRAICIKVGTAGRMKIVKIQVS, via the coding sequence ATGAAAGAAGAAACGCTACAAATCAAAGTAAAACCCAACTCCAAAACCAGCGAACTGGAGCAACTAGCCGATGGCACATGGAAGGCCTGCATAAAATCACCACCGGTCGATGGAAAGGCGAATCAGGAATTGATCAGCTTGATTTCAAAAACACTCAAATGCCCGAAACGAGCGATCTGTATCAAAGTCGGCACTGCGGGCCGCATGAAGATCGTTAAGATTCAAGTGAGCTAA
- a CDS encoding alpha-ketoacid dehydrogenase subunit beta, producing the protein MPLITYREAIKQALDEEIQRDENVCIMGEEVAQYNGAYKVTEGLWEKHGDKRLIDTPISEAAFSGLAIGASMLGIRPVVEMMFMSFSYVAIDQLFNNASFCRYMSGGLMNVPIVVRGPANGGTSVGATHSHTPENMVANHPGLKVVCPSNAYDAKGLMKAAIRDNDPVFVMENTLLYGEKWEVPEEEYIVELGVANVLKEGSDLTIVSHGRCAMLSLQAAKTLEEEHEISVEVVDLRSIRPLDEETILNSVKKTHRVMLVEENKPFCGVDAQISHMIQLKAFDYLDGPIHRVSAIDAPNFYSKELEDWQIPNEERIIECALKVMA; encoded by the coding sequence ATGCCACTCATCACATACCGCGAAGCAATCAAGCAAGCACTCGACGAGGAAATCCAACGCGACGAGAACGTCTGCATCATGGGCGAAGAAGTCGCTCAATACAACGGAGCCTATAAAGTAACTGAAGGCCTATGGGAGAAGCACGGCGATAAACGCCTGATCGATACTCCCATCTCTGAAGCGGCCTTCTCAGGCCTCGCGATTGGTGCCTCGATGCTCGGCATCCGCCCTGTCGTTGAAATGATGTTTATGTCCTTCAGCTATGTCGCGATCGACCAGCTGTTCAACAATGCCTCCTTCTGTCGCTATATGTCGGGGGGCTTAATGAATGTGCCCATCGTCGTTCGCGGTCCCGCCAATGGTGGCACGAGCGTCGGCGCGACACACTCACACACACCGGAAAACATGGTGGCCAACCACCCGGGCCTGAAAGTCGTCTGCCCTTCAAACGCTTACGATGCCAAGGGTTTGATGAAAGCCGCCATCCGTGATAACGACCCGGTCTTCGTAATGGAAAACACCCTGCTCTACGGAGAAAAGTGGGAAGTACCGGAAGAAGAATACATCGTCGAGCTCGGCGTCGCCAATGTGCTAAAAGAAGGCAGTGATCTGACGATTGTCTCACACGGCCGCTGTGCGATGCTTTCGCTACAAGCCGCAAAAACGCTGGAAGAAGAGCACGAGATCAGTGTGGAAGTCGTCGACCTGCGCTCCATCCGCCCGTTGGATGAAGAGACCATTTTAAACTCGGTCAAGAAAACACACCGCGTCATGCTGGTAGAAGAGAACAAGCCTTTCTGCGGCGTAGATGCTCAGATCTCCCACATGATTCAGCTCAAAGCCTTCGACTATCTGGACGGCCCGATTCACCGTGTTTCCGCGATCGACGCACCGAACTTCTATTCCAAAGAACTGGAAGACTGGCAGATCCCTAACGAAGAGCGCATTATCGAATGCGCACTGAAAGTTATGGCATAA